A single genomic interval of Spinacia oleracea cultivar Varoflay chromosome 6, BTI_SOV_V1, whole genome shotgun sequence harbors:
- the LOC130463537 gene encoding uncharacterized protein encodes MGPICYRDIGEMYNPDRVTRQLGYMQRIPRDVLFIGKAYRPPNFRHYEVDFHDLSYVSKWWDRFAAGYSPCLILSSLTPVPEGVPYAFDEQYMSWFLERSHPHITPGFGEVPVVTPIHDRTHTEYWVGRYEQVIHALLQEKNDPSHPTTLAATELMQEWKVVCDSM; translated from the exons ATGGGGCCAATATGTTATCGTGATATCGGTGAGATGTATAACCCTGATCGTGTTACTAGGCAGTTGGGGTATATGCAGCGTATTCCGCGGGATGTCCTGTTCATTGGCAAAGCGTATAGGCCACCTAACTTTAGGCATTATGAGGTGGATTTCCACGACTTGTCATATGTATCAAAGTGGTGGGATCGTTTTGCAGCCGGTTACTCCCCTTGCCTGATTCTCTCGTCTTTGACGCCTGTTCCGGAAGGTGTGCCTTACGCGTTTGATGAGCAGTACATGAGCTGGTTCCTCGAACGGTCTCATCCACACATTACTCCTGGTTTTGGTGAAGTTCCAGTGGTTACGCCTATACATGATCGGACTCATACCGAATAT TGGGTTGGCCGATATGAGCAAGTGATCCATGCGTTATTACAAGAGAAGAATGATCCGAGTCACCCGACTACATTAGCCGCTACAGAGTTAATGCAGGAGTGGAAGGTTGTTTGTGATAGCATGTGA
- the LOC110793452 gene encoding protein MAINTENANCE OF MERISTEMS-like, whose amino-acid sequence MAPHIDAPLISAFVERWQPDTNTFHLPFGEMTIMLHDVQAILGIPIDGRALSCSETDHERSLISRVGELLLVREESLRGAHCVKGGVKVSSILGKCSASGRDETCQVTGWLMSTIECCLFTDKSKSRLSSKILLDLDRLDDVPKYSWGSACLAFHYRQLGVASRSESRGIGGCLTLLQAWIYEHFPCFRPRSVRKDVGPDEPLASSWVYAAESKDKSRLVSFRARLDRLTLEEVL is encoded by the coding sequence ATGGCTCCCCACATTGATGCTCCTTTGATATCTGCTTTCGTGGAGAGGTGGCAACCGGATACGAACACTTTTCACCTTCCATTTGGAGAGATGACGATCATGTTGCACGACGTTCAGGCGATACTGGGGATCCCTATTGATGGGCGTGCATTGAGTTGCTCTGAGACAGACCATGAGAGGTCCTTGATTAGTCGGGTTGGTGAGTTACTTTTGGTTAGAGAGGAGAGCCTTCGAGGGGCCCATTGTGTGAAAGGCGGTGTGAAGGTTTCCTCTATTTTGGGAAAATGTTCAGCGTCGGGTAGGGATGAAACGTGCCAAGTGACTGGGTGGTTGATGTCTACTATTGAATGTTGTTTGTTTACTGATAAGAGTAAGAGTCGGCTTTCTTCAAAGATCTTGCTTGATCTCGATAGACTGGATGATGTACCAAAATATTCTTGGGGATCGGCTTGTTTAGCTTTTCATTACCGCCAGCTAGGTGTAGCTTCACGGTCAGAGTCACGAGGTATCGGAGGTTGTTTGACGCTTCTACAGGCGTGGATTTATGAGCATTTTCCTTGTTTCCGACCTCGCTCGGTCCGGAAAGATGTAGGACCTGATGAACCTCTAGCATCGAGTTGGGTTTATGCTGCTGAGAGTAAGGACAAGTCTAGATTGGTTTCGTTTCGTGCTAGGCTGGATAGATTGACACTAGAGGAGGTATTGTGA